One Desulfobulbaceae bacterium DNA segment encodes these proteins:
- a CDS encoding preprotein translocase subunit TatC: protein MAPEPVTDADGKTSPYPKLIAIIKGLRKTALSVLLLLSATSLIYYWFSPQLFTLIQNHLHQKLVFFTVAEPFLAHIKLALTAAILTLLPVIVTCLWRALAKPFALNWLSQLLFITFTSILFYLGALFCYIITLKYGIEFLLGFSSDQLQPVISIGKFVNFVTVFVLGFGLIFELPIAMVFFAKTGLIPRQVFEKNRRYALLAISIVASILTPTPDIFNLLLMGGPLYALYEAGIIVLRVMRIP from the coding sequence ATGGCACCCGAACCAGTAACGGACGCTGACGGTAAGACCTCGCCCTATCCAAAACTAATCGCGATCATCAAGGGACTAAGAAAAACTGCTCTAAGCGTGTTGTTGCTCCTCAGTGCGACTTCTCTTATTTATTATTGGTTTTCGCCACAGCTGTTTACCCTTATCCAAAACCATCTCCACCAAAAGTTGGTCTTCTTCACTGTGGCAGAGCCATTTCTGGCTCACATCAAGTTAGCTTTAACAGCGGCAATATTGACCTTATTGCCCGTGATAGTGACTTGTCTGTGGCGGGCTCTAGCCAAACCTTTCGCATTAAATTGGCTCTCGCAACTCCTCTTTATTACATTCACCAGCATTTTGTTCTATCTTGGTGCCCTGTTCTGTTATATCATCACCTTAAAATACGGCATCGAATTCCTGCTTGGGTTCAGTTCAGATCAATTGCAACCAGTCATCTCAATTGGTAAATTCGTCAATTTTGTAACCGTCTTTGTGTTGGGCTTTGGCCTGATCTTCGAATTGCCCATTGCGATGGTCTTTTTTGCCAAGACCGGACTCATCCCCCGTCAGGTCTTTGAAAAAAATCGCCGGTATGCCCTCCTTGCCATCAGCATCGTCGCTTCCATCCTCACTCCAACTCCAGATATTTTCAACCTCCTGTTGATGGGAGGTCCGCTCTACGCCTTATACGAAGCCGGAATCATTGTCCTGCGGGTAATGCGAATTCCTTGA
- a CDS encoding YkgJ family cysteine cluster protein, with protein sequence MPLLPDHVQPLDADGSFRFHCHPGVPCFTECCRELELGLTPYDVLRLKQALDLNSRQFFEHYGIIEFNQDDLYPKVYLGMIDDGRASCPFVGPAGCRVYPHRPAACRTYPVGRGTLLTPEGGRQEQFVMMREPHCQGFAEDQSQTISQWLNDQEIAEYNRFTDLMLTLLPRNEDHTFRRLLEDEAALFVNTLYYLEEFRTRQDMLSSIPHEEPVLLTYAIAWLKHQWHPNQ encoded by the coding sequence ATGCCCCTGCTGCCAGACCATGTTCAGCCTCTGGATGCCGATGGATCGTTCCGTTTCCACTGTCATCCAGGGGTTCCCTGCTTTACCGAATGCTGTCGAGAGCTTGAACTTGGCCTGACTCCTTACGATGTTCTTCGGCTGAAACAAGCCCTTGATCTCAATTCCCGTCAGTTCTTTGAACACTATGGGATTATTGAATTCAATCAAGACGACCTGTATCCTAAAGTCTACCTGGGGATGATTGATGACGGCCGGGCAAGCTGCCCTTTTGTTGGCCCTGCAGGGTGTCGAGTCTATCCGCATCGACCTGCAGCCTGCAGGACATATCCCGTTGGCAGGGGGACACTTCTTACCCCTGAAGGTGGCCGGCAGGAACAATTTGTGATGATGAGGGAACCGCACTGCCAAGGTTTTGCTGAAGATCAAAGTCAAACCATCAGTCAATGGCTTAACGACCAGGAGATTGCAGAGTACAATCGCTTCACAGACCTGATGCTTACCTTGCTGCCTCGCAATGAGGATCACACCTTCCGACGGCTGCTGGAAGATGAAGCAGCACTCTTCGTCAACACCTTGTATTATCTTGAAGAGTTTCGCACTCGACAGGATATGCTCTCCTCCATTCCTCATGAAGAGCCAGTGCTCCTCACTTACGCCATCGCTTGGCTCAAACACCAATGGCACCCGAACCAGTAA